TATATTATCCACGTTTACAATTGCTCTCGCTCTTGTATAAATAGCAATAGTGTGTTTTGGAGCTATATTAAACATAAATGAAGGCCCCATAATATCCGAATAGATGATTCCACCATTATTTTTGGTAGGAGTCTTGACACCGTCCTTGTCAAAATCATAAGAACTACTTGTCAAATCAAACAAACTGGCACCGTAGTAATCATTGTTTAATGAACTACTTGTAGAAAATATATTAATATCTGTTTTGAAACGAGAATCTGCAATCGAAGCTGGATTAAAAATAACTCCCTGAATTCCAGCATAGTTATCTGGAATATACCCCATATAGGATTGAGCATTTGCTTTTGCAGCTAAAACTAAAAATATCAAAAGAAGTATTTTTTTGTTCATAAACATTGATTTTAAATTTAAGATAAAATATTGGCTTTTATTTTTTAAGACAAAATTAACAAAAAAAAGCACTTAACAAAGACTAATCTTTAATTAAGTGCTACTCCTTTTTGGGTATTTTTTATTTAGAAAACCTCACTAGCTTCTTTTAGCTTCTCCATGTTGTTAACTAACGCTAACTCATCTACAATTTTCTGAATATCACCATTCATGATATTTCCTAAATCATATAGAGTCAAACCAACACGGTGATCAGTAACACGTCCTTGAGCATAATTGTAAGTACGAATCTTAGCAGAACGGTCACCCGAACTTACTTGTGATGTACGTTTTGTAGCATCTTCGGCTTGTTTTTTGGCCAATTCCTGTTCGTACAAACGGGAACGTAAAACACCGAATGCTTTATCTTTATTTTTATGTTGTGATTTCTGATCTTGACATTGCGCTACCAATCCTGTTGGAATATGCGTCAAACGTACTGCCGATTTCGTAGTATTTACCGATTGTCCTCCAGGCCCTGACGAACAGAAGAAATCCACACGAACATCATTCATATCAATTTGAACATCAAATTCCTCTGCTTCTGGAAGCACCATAACTGTCGCTGCCGATGTATGCACACGCCCTTGAGTTTCTGTTTGAGGCACACGTTGTACACGGTGTACACCCGCTTCAAACTTCAAAGTTCCGTAAACATCTTCTCCTGTAACTTCAAAAATAACCTCTTTGAAACCACCAGAAGTCCCTTCGTTCATATCCACAACCGAAGTTCTCCAGCCTTGACCTTCACAATATTTAGTATACATTCTGAATAAATCTCCTGCAAAAATACTTGCTTCATCTCCACCCGTACCTGCACGAATCTCTACCATCACGTTTTTAGCATCTTCTGGATCTTTTGGAATCAACATGAATTTGATTTCATCCTCTAATACTGGAAGACGTTCTTTGGCTTCATCCAATTGCATTTTTGCCATTTCCGTCATATCGGCATCACTACCGTCAGCAATAATTTCGTTGGCTTCCTCTATATTAGCCAAAACCAAAATATATTCTTCACGCTTCTCTACCAAGTTTTTAATACTCTTGTATTCTTGGTTCAGAAGCACATATCTTTTTTGATCTGCGATTACATCCGGTTGAATAATCAAATCCGAAATCTCGTCAAAACGCTGTTTTACATATTGAAGTCTATCTAACATCTGTATATTTCTTTATTTCTTCTCTATTTATTTATCAAAAGACAAACGAATCTTTAAAACGATTTTTTTTATTCAAAAATTATTCCTTTGATTCGGAGTGCAAAAGTACGACATTTTTGTTGAAAGTTTCAAATTTGGGGTTTCAAGTTTTTTTGGAGCTGTTTCCTGCTATCCGCTGTATCTTTTTATTCGCAAAAAAGCGAATAAAAAGGATGTCGCTTCTATCAGGGCTAGGGGATTTTCGTTTCGAAAGAAAACTAGTGCTAATTTTTAGCAAAATTATTATTTTAAAAGAAGTTAGTTTAGAAGAATATCTAAAACTAAGATTCATTACATCAGTATTTTCGGCATTAATATATATATTTGAAAGCAACTAAATTCTGATATTTATCAATATAAATCAGGATGTATATGTACTGA
The Flavobacterium sp. 5 DNA segment above includes these coding regions:
- the prfA gene encoding peptide chain release factor 1; translation: MLDRLQYVKQRFDEISDLIIQPDVIADQKRYVLLNQEYKSIKNLVEKREEYILVLANIEEANEIIADGSDADMTEMAKMQLDEAKERLPVLEDEIKFMLIPKDPEDAKNVMVEIRAGTGGDEASIFAGDLFRMYTKYCEGQGWRTSVVDMNEGTSGGFKEVIFEVTGEDVYGTLKFEAGVHRVQRVPQTETQGRVHTSAATVMVLPEAEEFDVQIDMNDVRVDFFCSSGPGGQSVNTTKSAVRLTHIPTGLVAQCQDQKSQHKNKDKAFGVLRSRLYEQELAKKQAEDATKRTSQVSSGDRSAKIRTYNYAQGRVTDHRVGLTLYDLGNIMNGDIQKIVDELALVNNMEKLKEASEVF